The Sesamum indicum cultivar Zhongzhi No. 13 linkage group LG6, S_indicum_v1.0, whole genome shotgun sequence genomic interval TGGTAGTGCATGCATTTTCCTGTTTCCAATTTGTTATGCCttagttatatatttagtaatcaTTGCACAAGAGCACATTCTTCACttgcttttgctttttcttagATTATTAATCATGGTTTTGGTATTGTCAATTCAGTGAGAAACTTTgtcatttgttaaatataattgggGTGATTGTTTTATGCACGGATTCTccaaaaattgatgttttggAATCGATTGGGTTGGAGAGCACATTTCTCATTTCTGAAGTTCATACATTTTACTTTAGCAAAGTGGAGACAATTAGTTGTAATGTGTTGAAATTAGTAAATTGCCAGTGCACCTTTCTTGTTATCTGATGCTAATACGTTCTAGTTGGACAAATGTTCTTTATGTAAAAAGGCAGTAGTCTATTTATCTGAGTTCTGTTTAAATGAATCAGATACTTTTGTCATTTTGTTGAGGCTTTCATTCACGTTCTTGGTGTTCCCAATTTGTAGGAGCTCTGATGGTGATAACACTAAAAATCATATCATGTGCCATTAATTACAATGATGGATTGTTAAAAGAGGAAGATCTACGTGAggcacaaaagaaaaatcggTTGCTCAAGTTGCCATCAATACTTGAGTACTTTGGTTACTGTCTTTGTTGTGGAAGTCACTTTGCTGGTCCTGTGTATGAAATGAAAGATTATCTTGAATGGACTGAGAGGAAAGgggtattatatttatgtttgtaTTTCATGCTTCTGAATGTGTTATTTGTTGCTAGCATTGCTATGAATTCAGCACTAATTTTACCTTTGACAGATCTGGCAACCTACAGAGAAGGGATTGACCCCCTCTCCTTATTGGGCAACTTTCAGGGCTCTTGTGCAAGCTGCTTTCTGCATGGGCTTGTATTTGTATCTTGTACCACATTTCCCACTTTCCCGATTCACTGAACCAGTATACCAAGAATACGGGTTCTGGAAACGGTTAAGCTACCAGTACATGTCAGGCTTCACTGCTCGTTggaagtattattttatttggtcCATTTCAGAAGcttctattattatttccGGCATGGGATTCAGTGGCTGGACAGATTCTAATCCACCCAAACCCCGATGGGACCGTGCCAAAAATGTTGATATACTAGGTCTGGAGTTGGCTAAGAGTGCTGTACAGATACCACTTGTGTGGAATATTCAAGTCAGCACCTGGCTTAGACACTGTAAGTTAGCTTTCATTTACCCTTTCGGTTAATGAATAAATACCAAGTAGTTTATAAGCCTGTTGATTGAAAATGGTGTTTCTCCTAGAACAAATTTTGAGCAAAAGTAAATCATGGCATATTGAGTTTTAAGTACAAATTATGACTTATTTGACCATAATGATAAAGTGATCCTTTACATGCCACTTGTAGTTTCTGTTCCTGATGAAagccattttcttttaatttctgtaatgCAAGGAAAAACCACTTACATAGATAAACATGATTAGAAAAACACTTTTAAGACTTACGGACAAGCATTGGCTGGATTGGAACTTCTGATCATCAATGATGTTGGGTATTTTAAGtataggaaaaaggaaaatatgcATTTCGTTGCTAGACTATCACTTTAATGGTGTATCCAGTCTGTGTCTCTCCTTTTTGCATAGCAAACAATCTGTTACCTAATTTGAGGcctctaaattatttactcATATAGCTTTCCGACAAAGGCCATTAGTTAGTACATTTATCATGCTTAGGCTTGTGCAGTGTCAATAAATAGATCAAATCATCCTCTTCGCCGTGGAAAAAgcttcataattttgttacaTTGAATAGAGTTCTTTTGGCAGAGTGTCTGTTCGCGAACAGCATGACATGACACAACAAGGATATGGTCAAAAGATCACAGGTAAAGAAGCAGAAAAGATGGGGATGAGgtcaaaaggacatatatcttgTGTTGGTTGCTTTGGTGGACATCAGAACTGTTGTTAAAGTTTTTAATGAAGTGATAATTTCTTGGATTGCTACTCTAATGTCAGcattggaaaaatataaactctttgtaatttgaattttggagAATCAAAATCCTCTAGTAGTTTAGATGCTACTCAGACTTCCCTACATAAGAATatctgatttatttatttatatgtaaaatatgtaaataagaactagtaattttattattattttgattattgtaCAAATGCTCATGCATGGATATCGTGTAAAACGCAATAGATAGTTGTTAGATGTGCAACTGAAGTTTTCAACTACTTGATTCAACTTTTGGATTGATGTTCATCTAAATCTTAGAGGTTGCATGGCATTTTGGTGATTTACTATGGATTTTGCTATATACTTGGGTTTTGCCTATGCAACAACCGTAAAATATGATCAATCATCTATAAGATAACTCTGTATCTGTCTGATTATTGTTTTGTTTAGATGTCTATGAGAGGCTGATTCAGAAAGGTAAGAAACCAGGCTTCTTCCAGTTGCTGGCTACTCAAACCGTGAGTGCAGTGTGGCATGTAAGCATAAAATCTAtacttttttctctctttcttttttgacgCACACTCCCAGGTTTGAGCACATGTATGAAATCTATACTTTTTTGCTTTCCTTTAAGTTCCGAGTGTTATGTGTGTTTCGCTTTCTTTTT includes:
- the LOC105164145 gene encoding lysophospholipid acyltransferase 1; translated protein: MELPEMESMASAIGVSVSVLRFLLCFIATIPVSFFHRFVPGGATARHLYAAATGAILSYLSFGFSSNLHFLVPMLLGYASMLLYRKYCGIITFFLAFGYLIGCHVYYMSGDAWKEGGIDATGALMVITLKIISCAINYNDGLLKEEDLREAQKKNRLLKLPSILEYFGYCLCCGSHFAGPVYEMKDYLEWTERKGIWQPTEKGLTPSPYWATFRALVQAAFCMGLYLYLVPHFPLSRFTEPVYQEYGFWKRLSYQYMSGFTARWKYYFIWSISEASIIISGMGFSGWTDSNPPKPRWDRAKNVDILGLELAKSAVQIPLVWNIQVSTWLRHYVYERLIQKGKKPGFFQLLATQTVSAVWHGLYPGYIIFFVQSATMIAGSRVLYRWQQASQTPLVKKLFDLLNFAYTLLVLNYSCVGFMVLSLHETVTAYRSVYYIGTIVPIVLILLGKVIKPARPARSKARKDE